One Thermicanus aegyptius DSM 12793 DNA segment encodes these proteins:
- a CDS encoding IS256 family transposase — MAQYNITLNDEILKDLFSGDKGVAVLLEQVLNQVLQAQATXQLNAEPYERSEDRQGYRNGTRPHPITTRVGTLVLRVPRLRSGKFSTELFARYQRSEQALLLAMMEMVINGVSTRKVAAITEELCGEEFSKSTVSELCKRLDPVVQGWNERSLKDKEYPFVIVDAMVLKIREDGRVRSRAALIATGVGEDGYREVLGMRIGDSESEASWSAFFGWLXDRGLHGVDIVVSDSHSGLVKALHTQFQGCTWQRCQTHFMRNFLDAVPKSLQEELYGKMRAILDAPDVKTARLLMEQVVDNYSDKARKAVDILESGFDDITAVLELPERYRKRLRTTNGQERLNEEIRRRDRVIRIYPNRDSAIRLLGALLMEIDEKWQSGHRYFDMEDYYVWREERRKKEVAESQQSVRKVS; from the coding sequence ATGGCACAATATAATATTACCTTGAACGATGAAATTTTGAAAGATCTATTTTCTGGAGATAAGGGGGTGGCTGTCTTACTAGAACAGGTGCTGAATCAGGTTCTTCAAGCCCAGGCCACNGANCAGTTGAATGCGGAGCCCTACGAACGGTCTGAAGATCGTCAGGGTTATCGCAATGGTACTCGCCCCCATCCCATTACGACCCGCGTCGGTACGCTGGTATTGCGGGTGCCACGACTCCGTAGCGGCAAGTTTTCCACAGAGCTTTTTGCCCGTTATCAGCGCAGTGAACAGGCACTTTTACTGGCGATGATGGAGATGGTTATTAATGGTGTATCCACAAGGAAGGTAGCTGCCATCACGGAGGAGCTATGTGGTGAAGAGTTTTCCAAGTCTACCGTATCGGAGCTCTGTAAACGATTGGACCCCGTTGTCCAAGGATGGAACGAACGAAGCCTGAAGGACAAGGAATACCCCTTTGTGATCGTGGATGCCATGGTGCTAAAGATTCGTGAGGATGGCAGGGTGCGCTCGAGGGCTGCTTTGATTGCTACTGGTGTGGGTGAAGACGGATACCGTGAAGTGCTAGGAATGCGNATCGGGGATAGCGAGTCTGAAGCCAGTTGGAGTGCGTTTTTCGGCTGGTTGAANGACCGAGGNCTGCATGGTGTGGATATCGTTGTCTCTGACAGCCACAGCGGGCTTGTGAAAGCCCTACACACCCAGTTTCAAGGCTGTACCTGGCAACGATGCCAAACGCACTTTATGCGCAACTTCTTGGACGCCGTGCCTAAGAGTTTACAGGAGGAGCTGTATGGGAAAATGCGGGCCATCCTTGATGCGCCGGATGTGAAGACAGCCCGTTTATTAATGGAGCAGGTTGTGGATAATTACAGTGATAAAGCCCGTAAGGCTGTGGATATCCTCGAGTCGGGCTTTGATGACATCACGGCAGTACTGGAGCTACCAGAACGGTACAGGAAACGTCTGCGTACTACCAACGGTCAGGAGCGCCTTAATGAGGAAATCCGCAGGCGAGATCGGGTGATTCGAATCTACCCGAATCGAGACTCGGCGATACGGCTTCTAGGTGCCTTGCTGATGGAGATTGACGAGAAATGGCAATCTGGTCACCGGTACTTTGACATGGAAGACTATTACGTCTGGCGGGAGGAGCGTAGGAAGAAGGAGGTGGCGGAGTCACAGCAGAGCGTCCGAAAGGTTAGTTAA
- a CDS encoding carbon-nitrogen hydrolase family protein produces MNVRVSSVQYHLHTIRSFAEFAEQVEHYVKTAKEFGAEFLLFPEFFTTQLLSIGNGERKALSIGELPSFTDSYLSLFTRLAREHHLHIIGGTHVIRRGDRLYNTAHVFYPDGKIEIQEKLHITPTEVKEWKLTPGDELRTFDTEKGKIAVLICYDVEFPELVRMARAKGADLLFVPSCTDDRHGFLRVRYTAHARAVENQVYVVTSGTVGALPTVDFMRANYGQSAIITPNDIPFPPDGILAQGDLNQDMIITADLNLSLLQEVRDSGSVTTWQDRRTDLYPDWK; encoded by the coding sequence ATGAACGTACGCGTTTCTTCCGTCCAATACCATCTGCACACCATTCGGTCGTTCGCAGAGTTCGCGGAACAGGTGGAGCATTATGTGAAAACGGCCAAGGAATTTGGCGCCGAATTCCTGCTCTTTCCGGAGTTTTTCACCACCCAGCTCCTCTCCATCGGGAACGGAGAGAGAAAGGCACTCTCCATCGGGGAGCTGCCCTCCTTTACCGACTCTTACCTCTCCCTCTTCACCCGCCTTGCCCGGGAACATCACCTCCATATCATCGGCGGTACCCATGTGATCCGGAGAGGCGACCGCCTTTACAATACCGCCCATGTTTTCTATCCCGATGGGAAAATAGAGATTCAGGAGAAGCTCCACATCACCCCCACCGAGGTGAAGGAGTGGAAGCTAACACCAGGAGATGAACTTCGCACCTTTGATACCGAGAAAGGAAAAATCGCCGTCCTCATCTGTTATGACGTGGAATTCCCGGAGCTGGTCCGCATGGCAAGGGCGAAAGGAGCCGATCTCCTCTTTGTCCCTTCCTGCACCGATGACCGGCATGGCTTCCTCCGGGTTCGGTATACGGCCCATGCCCGGGCGGTGGAAAATCAGGTGTACGTGGTAACGTCCGGAACGGTGGGGGCGCTTCCTACCGTGGATTTCATGCGGGCCAATTACGGGCAGTCCGCCATCATCACCCCCAACGACATCCCCTTTCCTCCCGATGGCATCCTGGCCCAAGGGGATCTGAACCAGGATATGATCATAACCGCCGATCTGAATCTATCCCTCCTTCAGGAGGTCAGGGATTCCGGTTCGGTCACCACCTGGCAGGACCGGCGAACCGACCTCTACCCGGACTGGAAATAG
- the rlmD gene encoding 23S rRNA (uracil(1939)-C(5))-methyltransferase RlmD: MKRKGMHKKIEEGKMNGKPPKEMAAGQLTMQDKKADDPAKKKLRTNGGNPLDQKEIPVEKNMEIPLSIERLNHEGEGVGRYEGYTLFVPGALPGEEVRAKVVKVKATYGYGKMLEIIKASPERRIPPCPIYKRCGGCTLQHLSYEGQLQFKRQLVVESLERIGKLEGVPVHPTLGMADPWRYRNKVQVPIGEREGGLVAGFYAPRSHELVEMEACLIQHEKGDEVIRKVKEIASRLGIPAYDEKRGTGLLRHVLIKVGFATGEIMVVLVTNGEKIPRAGELVEGIRNEIDGVVSIVQNINPLRTNVILGEKTRTLWGRDVIYDQIGDVKFAISARSFYQVNPIQTKLLYEKAVEYAGLTGTETVIDAYCGIGTISLFLARKAGKVYGVEEVAEAIADAKKNAALNGIDNVEFAVGKAEEVMPRWKEEGITPDVIVVDPPRKGCDRSLLDTMIEMKPRRIVYVSCNPSTLARDLHILEEGGYKTVEVQPVDMFPQTAHVECCVLLKLKGISD, encoded by the coding sequence ATGAAAAGGAAAGGTATGCATAAGAAGATTGAGGAAGGAAAAATGAACGGGAAACCGCCGAAGGAAATGGCGGCCGGCCAACTGACGATGCAGGATAAAAAGGCCGATGATCCGGCGAAAAAGAAGCTCCGGACGAACGGGGGGAATCCTTTGGACCAAAAAGAAATTCCCGTGGAGAAAAACATGGAGATCCCCCTTTCCATCGAACGTTTGAACCACGAAGGGGAAGGGGTTGGCCGGTATGAGGGATATACCCTCTTCGTCCCGGGAGCCCTCCCCGGAGAAGAGGTTCGGGCCAAAGTGGTGAAAGTGAAGGCTACCTACGGGTACGGGAAAATGCTGGAGATCATCAAGGCGAGCCCGGAGCGACGCATTCCGCCCTGCCCCATTTACAAGCGGTGCGGTGGCTGCACGCTGCAACATCTTTCCTATGAAGGGCAGCTCCAATTTAAACGGCAGCTCGTGGTGGAGAGCCTGGAGCGGATCGGGAAGTTAGAGGGGGTCCCGGTTCATCCCACCCTCGGCATGGCGGACCCCTGGCGGTATCGGAACAAGGTGCAGGTTCCCATCGGGGAGCGGGAGGGAGGGCTGGTCGCCGGGTTTTACGCCCCCAGGAGCCATGAGTTGGTGGAGATGGAAGCCTGCCTCATCCAGCATGAGAAAGGGGATGAGGTGATTCGGAAGGTGAAGGAGATCGCCTCCCGCCTGGGCATTCCCGCCTATGACGAGAAGAGGGGAACGGGTCTTTTGCGCCATGTTTTGATCAAAGTAGGTTTTGCCACCGGGGAAATCATGGTGGTCCTAGTGACCAATGGGGAGAAGATCCCCCGGGCAGGGGAATTGGTGGAAGGGATACGGAATGAGATCGATGGCGTGGTAAGCATCGTCCAAAATATAAACCCCTTGCGGACCAACGTGATTCTGGGAGAGAAGACCCGGACACTCTGGGGGCGAGATGTCATCTATGATCAGATCGGCGACGTGAAGTTTGCCATCTCCGCCCGTTCCTTCTACCAGGTGAACCCGATACAGACAAAGCTCCTCTATGAGAAAGCGGTGGAATACGCCGGATTAACCGGGACGGAGACGGTGATCGACGCCTATTGCGGCATCGGGACGATCTCCTTGTTCCTGGCACGGAAGGCGGGGAAGGTGTACGGCGTGGAGGAGGTGGCGGAGGCGATCGCCGATGCCAAGAAGAATGCGGCGTTGAATGGGATCGATAACGTGGAATTTGCCGTCGGCAAAGCGGAGGAAGTGATGCCGCGGTGGAAGGAGGAGGGGATCACCCCGGATGTGATCGTAGTCGACCCGCCCCGTAAAGGCTGTGACCGCAGCCTGCTCGACACCATGATCGAGATGAAGCCGAGAAGAATCGTCTATGTCTCCTGCAACCCCAGCACCCTCGCCCGTGATCTCCATATTTTGGAGGAGGGAGGCTACAAAACCGTCGAAGTTCAGCCCGTCGATATGTTCCCGCAGACGGCGCATGTGGAGTGTTGTGTGTTGTTAAAATTGAAAGGGATAAGTGATTAA
- a CDS encoding IS3 family transposase, giving the protein MSAYIYYYNYPRLQCRLSVMTPMENHERYAKAA; this is encoded by the coding sequence ATTTCAGCCTATATCTATTATTACAACTACCCGCGGTTGCAGTGTCGGCTATCCGTCATGACGCCTATGGAAAACCACGAGCGGTACGCAAAGGCCGCATAG
- a CDS encoding VOC family protein, with protein MINKIGKVTVYVNNQQQAKDFWINKIGFVLKMEQPMGPNVSWIEVGPSEDEFTTLVLYSKSVMQQQNPSKVAHPSILFSTTDIESAYEKMKRNGVEVGEMMRMPFGTMFTFKDQDGNEYLLREDK; from the coding sequence ATGATTAACAAAATCGGGAAAGTAACTGTATATGTAAATAACCAGCAACAAGCGAAAGACTTTTGGATCAATAAAATCGGCTTTGTCTTGAAAATGGAGCAACCTATGGGACCGAATGTTTCTTGGATCGAAGTCGGACCAAGTGAAGACGAATTTACCACCCTGGTTCTTTACTCTAAGTCAGTGATGCAACAACAGAATCCATCTAAAGTTGCACATCCGTCCATTCTTTTCAGCACAACGGACATTGAATCGGCGTATGAGAAAATGAAACGTAATGGAGTAGAAGTAGGGGAAATGATGAGGATGCCATTTGGCACAATGTTTACATTTAAAGACCAAGATGGGAATGAGTATTTGTTAAGGGAAGATAAGTAG
- a CDS encoding FAD-dependent oxidoreductase, protein MPFTPPIKGVDQDHVYGALDVYTKMDEIGQEVAIIGGGSTGCELGIELARRGKNVTILEMGDILAKNSNILYRIGLRQALEKESTLHTKLNIKVVEIARDGVVYEEAGKQKFIPASTVILSTGMRTNPHLIDSFYGIVPDTFVIGDANKPRNVMDATREGYFIAKNL, encoded by the coding sequence ATTCCTTTTACGCCTCCTATTAAAGGGGTTGACCAAGATCATGTTTATGGAGCATTAGATGTATATACCAAAATGGACGAAATTGGGCAAGAAGTTGCTATTATCGGTGGCGGGTCCACCGGATGCGAATTGGGCATTGAACTAGCGAGAAGAGGTAAAAACGTGACCATTTTGGAGATGGGGGACATCCTGGCTAAAAACAGCAATATCCTTTATCGTATCGGTTTAAGACAGGCCTTGGAGAAGGAATCAACTTTGCACACCAAGCTTAACATCAAGGTTGTGGAAATTGCCCGGGATGGCGTTGTTTATGAAGAAGCTGGAAAACAGAAGTTTATACCGGCTTCGACGGTTATTCTTTCTACCGGAATGCGAACAAATCCGCACTTGATCGACTCTTTTTACGGCATTGTGCCGGATACATTTGTCATAGGTGATGCCAATAAACCAAGAAATGTGATGGATGCAACACGAGAAGGTTATTTTATTGCCAAAAATTTGTAA
- a CDS encoding fibronectin type III domain-containing protein, translated as MTKGCTYTVITLTVGNNSYAPVIYEFGLYLISSPDAPTIASVTPGNKQATVSFNAPVNDGGRTITSYTVTASPGNITRTGTSSPIAVTGLTNGISYTFTVTATNEIGTSHPSAASNPVTPMPDPAYTASAAVNDAAPIAGMDTTVTLTVYNSDGGIDATFDGTRNVTLSGYAQAPDGSYGGFNDPYHFPSFGHL; from the coding sequence GTGACCAAGGGTTGTACATACACAGTGATTACTTTGACAGTTGGAAATAATAGCTATGCGCCTGTAATCTATGAATTTGGACTCTACTTGATTTCTTCCCCGGATGCGCCGACGATAGCAAGCGTCACACCGGGCAACAAGCAAGCGACAGTCAGCTTTAACGCTCCGGTAAACGACGGAGGAAGAACCATTACAAGTTATACGGTCACGGCAAGTCCCGGAAATATTACGAGAACAGGCACAAGCAGTCCGATTGCGGTGACAGGATTGACAAACGGTATATCGTATACGTTTACGGTAACGGCAACGAACGAAATCGGCACTTCCCACCCTTCCGCCGCTTCAAATCCGGTCACTCCCATGCCCGATCCGGCATATACCGCCAGTGCCGCCGTCAATGATGCCGCGCCTATTGCAGGGATGGATACTACCGTAACGCTGACCGTATACAACTCGGATGGCGGGATCGATGCCACGTTTGATGGAACGCGCAATGTAACCTTATCCGGCTATGCGCAAGCTCCTGACGGATCGTACGGTGGCTTTAACGATCCCTACCATTTTCCATCGTTTGGTCACTTGTAA
- a CDS encoding reverse transcriptase domain-containing protein: MKEGQVHETVIGSPRGGVIRPLLVNLYLNYLDTIWERQFTQTGTLVRYADDLVILCHRKEQALKAIRVLKAVFAKL, translated from the coding sequence GTGAAAGAGGGGCAGGTTCACGAAACGGTAATCGGAAGTCCCCGGGGCGGCGTAATCCGTCCACTTCTGGTCAATCTCTATCTGAACTACTTAGATACGATATGGGAAAGACAATTTACCCAAACAGGAACATTAGTTCGATATGCGGATGATCTGGTCATTTTATGCCATCGGAAAGAACAAGCTCTTAAAGCCATACGAGTATTAAAAGCAGTGTTTGCGAAATTGTAA
- a CDS encoding NADH-quinone oxidoreductase subunit C, with protein sequence MEAARKQWFLWLRREAAPFLSWEEKAPGEVRMEISREQLEKVTRLVKERGGRLFTMVGNDEREREGHFALYYVYAFDPIHAFVTVKVRIPEEEPTFPSLSSLFPAFNWYEREVKDLFGLRPLGHPDPRPLVLHGDWPEDLFPLRKDYPKTMEAPRMESRETYMPYGGEDVTEVPVGPIHAGIIEPGHFRFGVVGDTILHLDARLFYTHKGLEKEAEGMPVEQALLLAERACGVCAYSHGLAFAQAVERIAGVEVPPRAKALRAIYQELERLYNHIGEVGNLCAGFGLAVGVSHGARLKELLQQLNERLTGHRYIRGAVSLGGVKEDLGSREIRDLHATLPNVREDFSELAELILGHEVAINRMNGTGVLSPQVAQDLEVVGLAARASGRDLDTRRDLPYGFYEGITVKVPLQRTGDVLARLKQRIEEAEVSFSLIEAILTKLPRGEIRTEIGRLPSYEAGFGWVESPRGETVHWLMTGPENRVERLRIRSATYSNWPAVPFAVKGNIVPDFPLINKSFELCYACCDR encoded by the coding sequence ATGGAGGCGGCGCGAAAGCAGTGGTTTTTATGGCTTCGGCGGGAGGCTGCCCCCTTTCTTTCCTGGGAAGAAAAAGCCCCGGGCGAAGTGAGGATGGAGATTTCCAGGGAGCAGCTGGAGAAAGTGACCCGTTTAGTAAAAGAGAGGGGAGGGCGCCTCTTTACCATGGTGGGAAATGATGAGCGGGAGAGGGAGGGGCATTTTGCCCTTTATTACGTCTATGCCTTTGACCCGATTCACGCGTTTGTGACGGTAAAGGTGAGAATCCCGGAAGAGGAGCCTACCTTTCCCTCTCTATCTTCTCTTTTTCCTGCCTTTAATTGGTATGAGCGGGAGGTGAAGGATCTCTTCGGTCTTCGTCCCCTGGGCCATCCCGATCCGCGACCGCTGGTCCTGCATGGGGACTGGCCGGAGGACCTTTTCCCTTTGCGAAAGGATTACCCGAAGACCATGGAGGCGCCCCGAATGGAGAGCAGGGAGACCTATATGCCTTACGGCGGTGAAGATGTGACGGAGGTGCCGGTCGGTCCGATTCACGCAGGCATTATTGAGCCGGGGCATTTTCGTTTCGGCGTGGTGGGGGATACGATCCTCCATCTGGATGCCCGCCTCTTTTATACCCACAAGGGATTGGAGAAGGAGGCGGAGGGAATGCCTGTGGAGCAGGCGCTGCTTCTCGCGGAGCGTGCCTGTGGGGTTTGTGCCTATTCCCACGGGCTGGCTTTCGCCCAGGCGGTAGAGCGGATCGCCGGAGTGGAGGTTCCTCCCCGGGCGAAGGCGTTACGGGCGATCTACCAAGAGTTGGAAAGACTCTACAACCACATTGGAGAGGTGGGGAATCTCTGCGCCGGTTTTGGCCTGGCGGTCGGGGTAAGCCATGGAGCCCGGTTGAAGGAGCTCCTCCAACAGCTGAATGAGCGCCTAACCGGACACCGTTATATCCGGGGAGCGGTATCCTTAGGCGGAGTGAAGGAGGATCTGGGGAGCCGCGAGATCCGGGATCTCCATGCCACCTTGCCGAACGTACGGGAGGATTTCTCTGAATTGGCGGAGCTCATTCTGGGACATGAGGTGGCGATCAATCGGATGAACGGGACGGGGGTTCTTTCCCCGCAGGTGGCCCAGGATTTGGAGGTGGTGGGACTGGCTGCCCGGGCTTCGGGGCGGGATTTGGATACGCGCCGGGATCTCCCTTACGGTTTTTATGAAGGGATCACGGTGAAGGTCCCCCTTCAACGTACCGGGGATGTCCTTGCCCGTCTGAAACAGCGGATCGAGGAGGCGGAGGTCTCTTTTTCCTTGATTGAGGCGATTCTCACGAAACTGCCCCGTGGCGAGATCCGCACGGAGATCGGCCGCCTTCCCTCCTATGAAGCGGGGTTCGGTTGGGTGGAGTCTCCCAGAGGGGAGACAGTTCACTGGTTGATGACGGGGCCGGAGAACCGGGTGGAGCGTCTCCGTATCCGCTCCGCCACCTATTCCAATTGGCCCGCCGTCCCTTTTGCGGTAAAGGGAAACATCGTTCCGGATTTCCCTTTGATCAATAAGAGTTTTGAACTATGTTATGCTTGCTGCGATCGGTAA
- a CDS encoding restriction endonuclease produces the protein MEVTIGLSNLPLCSISFLQKFFAAMHEEKARKGFFVTTSFFADTAYEYAKDKNIELISGTKLVQLMRQAYPEYNDDTVDVMCLQCGDIVTFDLALQDITRKYCKNKHIVENNIYYSDLFKRPSRSNSIRYRKRRI, from the coding sequence ATGGAAGTAACAATCGGTTTATCAAATCTACCGCTCTGTTCAATCTCTTTTTTACAAAAGTTTTTTGCTGCCATGCATGAAGAAAAGGCAAGAAAAGGTTTTTTTGTAACCACATCTTTTTTTGCTGATACTGCTTATGAGTATGCAAAAGACAAGAACATAGAACTTATAAGTGGAACAAAACTGGTTCAATTAATGCGTCAAGCTTATCCTGAGTATAATGATGATACTGTTGATGTAATGTGCCTACAATGTGGGGACATTGTTACATTCGATTTAGCCTTGCAAGATATAACAAGGAAGTATTGTAAAAATAAGCATATCGTTGAAAATAACATTTATTATAGTGATTTATTCAAAAGACCAAGTAGGTCTAATTCAATCAGATATAGAAAAAGGAGAATATAA
- a CDS encoding DUF4256 domain-containing protein, producing MTRNNEIRNNKELSPEQREKLLETLKSRFEKNMNRHEGLEWAKVQAKLEANPEKLWSLNEMERTGGEPDVVGYDKETDEYIFFDCSAESPKGRRSVCYDREALESRKEHKPENNAVDMASAMGIELLTEEQYRELQKLGKYDTKTSSWVKTPEKIRRLGGAIFGDRRYDTVFVYHNGAESYYASRGFRGSLRV from the coding sequence ATGACAAGGAATAATGAAATCAGGAATAACAAAGAGTTGTCACCCGAACAACGCGAAAAACTACTTGAAACATTGAAATCCCGTTTTGAGAAAAACATGAACCGCCATGAAGGCCTGGAATGGGCTAAAGTACAGGCAAAGCTCGAAGCGAATCCTGAAAAACTGTGGTCGCTCAATGAAATGGAGAGAACAGGCGGTGAACCGGATGTGGTCGGTTATGATAAAGAGACGGACGAATATATTTTTTTTGATTGTTCAGCGGAAAGTCCTAAAGGCCGCAGAAGTGTTTGTTATGACCGCGAAGCGCTGGAGTCAAGGAAAGAACATAAACCGGAAAATAACGCAGTTGACATGGCTAGTGCCATGGGCATTGAACTTTTAACGGAAGAACAATACCGGGAGTTGCAGAAACTAGGAAAATACGATACGAAAACATCGAGCTGGGTGAAAACACCCGAGAAGATTAGAAGACTAGGCGGGGCCATTTTTGGTGATCGTCGCTATGACACTGTTTTTGTGTACCACAATGGAGCAGAATCCTACTATGCTTCTAGGGGGTTCCGTGGCTCGTTAAGGGTCTAA
- a CDS encoding helix-turn-helix domain-containing protein: MNQYDGSILKAIEYIENRIDHEIPLDEIAKVAAFSKFHFTRIFKAVTKENLNDYIRKRRLTLAARALIETDMPIQQIGFTYGYSSQEAFTRAFKQYMGISPKSYRNKGIHYHNLYKEALSEPLLYLKKRQVPYKASIIQKPSFMIGGICLSGELNHHQISVLWNRFYDELQRFSINPETVACYGYESIDETNTPYYLAAIEMDRLENLPPGWRREVIPEHKYAAFTLENVIENIPNAMEEIYQNQLPAMNLKPVQNFSIEYYEADFMANDRTYTLKFLVPVE, from the coding sequence ATGAATCAATACGACGGAAGCATTTTAAAAGCCATTGAATATATAGAGAATCGAATTGATCATGAAATACCGCTCGATGAAATTGCAAAAGTAGCCGCATTTTCCAAATTCCATTTTACTCGGATCTTTAAAGCTGTTACTAAGGAGAACCTCAATGATTACATTCGCAAACGCAGGCTGACTTTAGCGGCAAGGGCGTTAATCGAAACCGATATGCCCATTCAGCAGATCGGTTTCACCTATGGATATTCGTCGCAAGAAGCGTTTACCCGGGCGTTTAAACAATACATGGGCATATCGCCGAAAAGCTACCGGAATAAAGGGATTCATTACCACAACTTGTACAAAGAGGCTTTATCCGAACCGCTTTTATATCTAAAAAAGCGGCAAGTACCCTATAAAGCATCAATCATTCAAAAGCCTTCATTTATGATTGGTGGCATCTGCTTAAGCGGTGAGCTTAATCATCATCAGATATCAGTGCTTTGGAATCGGTTCTATGATGAGCTGCAAAGATTCTCGATCAATCCGGAAACGGTCGCATGCTACGGATACGAATCGATAGATGAAACCAACACCCCCTATTATCTGGCTGCGATTGAAATGGATCGACTGGAAAACTTGCCGCCGGGTTGGAGAAGAGAGGTGATCCCTGAACACAAGTACGCAGCTTTTACGTTGGAAAATGTCATTGAAAATATCCCGAACGCGATGGAAGAAATCTATCAAAATCAACTTCCGGCTATGAATCTAAAACCGGTTCAGAATTTTAGCATTGAGTATTACGAAGCGGATTTTATGGCAAATGATCGTACGTATACCCTAAAATTTTTAGTACCTGTTGAATAG
- a CDS encoding GNAT family N-acetyltransferase, with translation MYSYHKELYLFDSDTPRRAVIRNYTAKDFPALIDIQRESFPPPFPSELWWKEEQLLNHVTLFPEGALLIEVEGVVAGSMTGLIVPFDPDHPQHTWEEITDHGYIRNHRPDGDTLYVVDISVRPSYRKMGLGRWLMQSMYEVVVYKGLKRLLGGGRMPGYHKKAAEMSADEYLSKVVKGELKDPVITFLLRCGRTPLGVIPNYLDDEESMNYAALMEWKNPFFASPYSGPTPSESLQSSPQGEGGNPAHKR, from the coding sequence ATGTATTCCTATCACAAAGAGCTCTACCTCTTCGATTCGGACACGCCTCGGAGAGCAGTGATCCGCAATTATACCGCGAAAGATTTCCCAGCCCTGATCGATATCCAGCGAGAGAGTTTCCCTCCCCCCTTCCCGTCGGAGCTCTGGTGGAAAGAAGAACAGCTTCTAAACCATGTCACCCTTTTCCCGGAAGGAGCCCTCCTCATTGAGGTGGAAGGGGTTGTGGCCGGATCCATGACCGGACTGATCGTCCCTTTTGATCCGGATCACCCCCAACACACCTGGGAAGAGATCACCGACCACGGGTATATTCGGAACCACCGCCCGGACGGGGATACCCTCTATGTGGTCGACATCAGCGTCCGTCCCTCTTATCGGAAGATGGGGCTCGGCAGGTGGCTGATGCAGTCCATGTATGAAGTGGTGGTGTATAAAGGGTTGAAACGCCTCTTGGGAGGGGGGAGAATGCCCGGATACCATAAAAAAGCCGCCGAAATGTCGGCGGACGAATATCTCTCCAAAGTCGTAAAAGGAGAGTTAAAAGATCCGGTCATCACCTTCCTCCTCCGCTGCGGGCGGACTCCCCTCGGGGTAATCCCAAACTATTTGGATGATGAGGAGTCTATGAACTATGCGGCTTTGATGGAATGGAAGAATCCTTTTTTCGCCTCTCCTTATAGCGGTCCAACGCCATCAGAATCCCTTCAATCATCGCCTCAGGGCGAGGGGGGCAACCCGGCACATAAACGGTAA